A single window of Plectropomus leopardus isolate mb chromosome 12, YSFRI_Pleo_2.0, whole genome shotgun sequence DNA harbors:
- the LOC121951447 gene encoding zinc finger and BTB domain-containing protein 14-like, translated as MSDLLRYIDYDHKATFLKMLNQQRMEGEHCDVVVVVENIEFRAHRCVLAACSNYFKKLFKKQSDEDNSIVELDFIRSDIFEEVLNYMYTARLAVRKKDINMMMSSGQILGINFLDNLCTQKRELTNMKTRENQAPGDHGMRAQDAILKELAMEEVRKNSFYDQGMDGMGPGGSHVSQPHNYNTNMSKDPHSHGWGSSSSSDMKLEYLLYGHRDHGSCQSTGTKPMDHNAKKERLLTANRPYGCEHCPKAFTTAAHLKEHLKIHSGFKPHRCVVCGKAFIRGPDLKRHERVHSNERPFACQMCEKAFKHKSHLKDHERQHRGERPFNCGSCDKAFIKASDLKRHWNTMHSGNPRRQMSLSPAASQHGQAEATDQRDWKMETGPHSHNSGDC; from the coding sequence ATGTCTGATTTACTGAGATATATCGACTATGACCACAAAGCCACCTTTCTGAAGATGCTCAACCAGCAGAGGATGGAAGGTGAGCACTGTgatgtggtggtggtggtggaaaACATAGAGTTCAGGGCTCACCGCTGTGTCTTGGCCGCCTGCAGCAACTATTTCAAAAAGCTCTTCAAGAAGCAGAGCGACGAGGACAACTCCATCGTGGAGTTGGACTTCATCCGCTCGGACATCTTCGAAGAGGTGCTCAATTACATGTACACAGCCCGCCTCGCCGTCAGGAAGAAGGACATCAACATGATGATGTCGTCCGGTCAGATTTTGGGCATCAACTTCCTGGATAACCTGTGCACGCAGAAACGCGAGCTGACGAACATGAAGACCAGGGAGAACCAGGCGCCCGGCGACCACGGGATGCGAGCTCAGGACGCCATCCTGAAGGAGCTGGcgatggaggaggtgaggaagaACAGCTTCTACGATCAGGGGATGGACGGTATGGGCCCCGGGGGCTCTCACGTGTCGCAGCCGCACAACTACAACACCAACATGAGCAAAGATCCTCACAGCCACGGCTGGGGCTCCTCGTCCTCCAGCGACATGAAGCTGGAGTACCTCCTGTACGGCCACCGCGACCACGGCTCCTGCCAGAGCACGGGTACGAAGCCCATGGACCACAACGCCAAAAAGGAGCGGCTTCTCACCGCCAACCGCCCCTACGGCTGCGAGCACTGCCCCAAAGCCTTCACCACCGCCGCCCACCTCAAGGAGCACCTGAAGATCCACTCCGGCTTCAAGCCTCACCGCTGCGTCGTGTGCGGCAAAGCCTTCATCAGGGGCCCCGACCTGAAGCGGCACGAGCGGGTGCACAGCAACGAGAGGCCCTTTGCGTGCCAAATGTGCGAAAAGGCCTTCAAGCACAAGTCTCACCTGAAAGACCACGAACGGCAGCACCGGGGCGAGCGGCCATTCAACTGCGGCTCCTGCGACAAAGCCTTCATCAAAGCGTCCGATCTGAAGCGCCACTGGAACACCATGCACAGCGGCAACCCCCGCAGACAGATGTCCCTGTCCCCCGCCGCCTCCCAGCACGGCCAGGCAGAGGCCACCGACCAGAGAGACTGGAAAATGGAGACCGGGCCACACTCGCATAACTCGGGGGACTGTTGA